aacgagtccgcgccgcctattttaaaccccaaattaacctacccgtacgtctttagaatgtgggaggaaaccggaccacccggaggaaacccacgcagacacgggagaacgtacaaactccttacagacagtgacgggaattgaaccacaatcgccggcgctgtaatagcatcgcgctaacagCTACGCTGCCATGCCACCTCTTGTCTGCGTTCTTTTCATAATTTTTGTGTCCATCAAGCTTTAGTTTTGCAGAGTAAAGGTATTTTGGTAACTGGTGTCAACAAATGGTAATCCCAGATCGAGTAGATTTTGTCTTTGTCCTATTGTGCAAGATTCTGGGGCTTCCGGACATATGAAGCATCCcttgtttgtttattttattcaagATTTTACTTAATGCTTAATCATTCTTTCTGCAAGAGATGAAAAAGGAATTCTGACTGCCATGTACTGATCTGAGAAATCAACTACGTTCAGGCCTGGTCCAATATCAGTCCTGAGTTAGGACTTCAGGCCAATAGAACGCAAGAATGATTAATCAGTCATTCTTGTTTGTCTCCCTCTGGGGTGACAGTGGGATCCAGCTGGGGCTCGGTGGATGTAAATTCCTTTGCTCTTGCATCGGCGAGACATAGGGAAAATAGGTTTTCACTTGGGAATTAATCATGATCTGGAAGTCACTACCTAAAACGGCAGAGGATTCAAATTCGATTGTTATTTTCCAAAGCAATGGGATAGTTGTTTGAGAgtgaaaaataacttgcagggctgtgggggagGAATTGAACTGGGCTGACTGAATTGCTCTTGCAGAGAGTCACTGCAGGCTCAGTGGACCACGTGGCCTCTTTCAGCACTGCAGCTACTTTATCATTCTGTGATCCATGTGATTCAGACCCCTACTCCACATGTTCTGGGCCAATCCATTTTGTACTAATCTTAAAACCAGCCACCTTCATGACTATAAACACAAAGAAGTCATTCTGTGCTACAGTTTGAAAAAAGAAAGTCACTAACCAGGAAAGTGTGAGGAAAATATTTGACCTTTGCAACGTGAAGTTCTTTAATGATTGTGtggttttaaaatgtttgtattttgttCACAGGTGTCTTGCAGTTTTCTGAACTTATAACCAATCTCATGGTCCTGATCTGTGTGGCAGCATCCCAAGCAGCGATATCTGGATACACGTCAATGGGAGGTCTCGGGGCAGGTTCTTTCAGCATTGATTCAGCATATAGCCCTTTCCAAGGCAATGAGCTGAAGCAGATCCGGGAACTTGATTTGCAGTTCAGTCAGATGCGAACCCCTGGTGTATATGGAGGGGTGACGGTCAGCATTGTCTTTGGTTCTCTAACACTTCTTTTCCTGGTGGGTGGTGCTAAACCTCTTCACCGCATTTCTCCAAAACTTCTCATGGCTGAATTTGTATTCAACATTCTTGCATGCATCGGGTATATAGTGGGTGTTGGACTTTACTTGCATCTCATAATTACAGTAAACAGCACTGAAGTTTGTAGATTAAGATACCGTTTGTATGCAGGCCGGGGTTACACCTTTATGAATTGTGATGTTCAGGGAGGAGATGCAGCAGTGGCATTATTTGGCTTAATTTCTGCTTGCTTGTATTGTGGAAGTGCAGTTCTGAGTTTCCTGACGTGGAGGACTTTGAAGAAAATTCTGAAAGATATGCATATGAACAATTCAGTTCAACATGATTTGGAGGAAGATGAATATAAAAACCGTATAAACCACCAGGAGATTAAACCTAATCATGACCTGACAACCCTTGTGTAAAGTGGGTGCCCCGCATTAAATAAATCTTAACtcctaaaagcaaaatacagcagattctggaaatctgacctaataccagaaaatgctaaaaatgctttattttgtttCCCCATTGTTTAGTCGAGAGCAGATGATGAGCAGTTGAGGCATTCATGTTGTGAAGGTCTCATGCTTAATCTCTTGTCTTTGCTGAATTAGCTGATCAGAGCAAGACACTAAAACAGACACTAAAATTGGCCACCATCTCCAGGGTGAGGAGAGGGGAATATCAGTTGGGATGGTTACCCAGGAAACTCTTCAGGAAATGTTTGCATATGGATTCCAAACAGGAATATGGTCACACTTTTTATTTTGACCCCTGGGTCCATTAGATTGCATAAAACAAAACTCATACATGAATAATGACCACTTGGGTAAGATACTGGAGGAGGACAAGGAGAGTTGTAAACTAGCAAGACGAAACAAGCAAGTTATATTTTTTCCATTTAACAtgctgaaaaaatatttttaaaaattaaatggtgAAAGTGTACAATCttgatatatatttttaaaccatATTTTAAGGTTTATCTCTGGGAGTTTAAGAGATATCTAACTACATGTTTAATTAATATCTTGGTTAAGAAAATGAATTAGTAGATAATAGGTAGAAAATCTTCTTTGTTGCTGGTGCTAAACAGTTGCTTTAGTTATTGGCCACTTGCTGTACCCCCTCCAAATATATAATTCCATTGAAGATGGGAACAGTACACAGTAAGCAACTAATAATTTAGCAGCTTGTTAGTGTTACTGAGCAAAGACTAACTTCTGCTGCACTATATTTTCCTATATATTGGAAACATTTATATGCTGTAGAACTTATGATGTTCTTCTCAACATGTGAATGAGTCTGAATGTCACTTATCAAATTATTGTGAAAGCCAGCTGTCAATCATTGCGTAGTGCATAGAAGTCTATTGTTCATTCTCTACAAGATACAGATATAATAAAATCTTTTGGATTAGAGTCAGCACTTAAGCTGCTGCAGTTCCACTCTTTTTGACCAAAATACTTTTCATTTTCACTGTGTTCCTATCTCAATACACTTTAGGATATGCAAGCTGGGTGAATAATGACAGCTTGCAACAGCTTTAAAATTACTCCAAAATCAAGTTAATCTAGCACTGCGGTGGTAAATTTACTAAAAGCAaatcagaagtacttcattgactataaAGCAAATTGAAATGTCTTGATAGGAAGGGAAGGTGCTGTAAGACTGACTTTAGATGAGGAAGTATTGATTCCTCAATTGTTCAATTCCATATGGGAGCATCCATTCACCCATAGCAGATACACAAGTCCATGAAGAATGTTCTGCCTGTGTTGACTTTACATACTAAAAGCAGTGCAATTGCCACTAAGTGCACTTGAGATAAAGTTTGTGAAGAAAATGGTTAGTATGATTTGTAAATGACTTGACACCTAATAAAAATACAGTAATTTTTTTGTATGTGGTCGTGAATTGAAGTATAGAAATAAAGTATTTCTTTTCTAAGGCTTTCATGCaaattgtattttaaataaaCTTGTTTACTAACATATGACTTTGAAGCATGTTCATGGCAGTTGAGTGGATCAAACAGATATTTCTATTAATTTTAccaaaaaatctatttaaaattaCCATTACCCATTACCAGATGGCTACTTGTGGGAGACAAACTGTGACACTTCTTATATTTCAACAGTTTCTACATTttagaagtacttcattgactagaAAGCAAATTGAGATGTCTTGATAGGAAGGGAAGGTGCTCTAAGTCTGACTTTAGATGAAGAAGTATTAGTTCCCCAATTGTTCAACTCCATATGGGATCATCCAGTCACCCATCGCAGATACACAAG
This genomic interval from Pristis pectinata isolate sPriPec2 chromosome 5, sPriPec2.1.pri, whole genome shotgun sequence contains the following:
- the LOC127570267 gene encoding MARVEL domain-containing protein 3-like isoform X1 → MSNPSKVPRSFDGSRSSNRPHRERRPRDRPHTESNHSGRRSREDPRDNRQSKPSREPYPSSERHSRDPAEDSYSRPPTARGTPSQPNSRPSSSAPPFYSSVSQANTPPKESFGTKCSYLCSRRGVLQFSELITNLMVLICVAASQAAISGYTSMGGLGAGSFSIDSAYSPFQGNELKQIRELDLQFSQMRTPGVYGGVTVSIVFGSLTLLFLVGGAKPLHRISPKLLMAEFVFNILACIGYIVGVGLYLHLIITVNSTEVCRLRYRLYAGRGYTFMNCDVQGGDAAVALFGLISACLYCGSAVLSFLTWRTLKKILKDMHMNNSVQHDLEEDEYKNRINHQEIKPNHDLTTLV